CGATCGCCTCGTGCAGCAGCACGCCCGGCCAGCCCGGTCCGAGCACGACCGTCATCGCGCCGGCCGGCGCGGGGCGGGCGTCGAGGTTGACGAGCGCCGCGTGCACGGCGTCGTCGACGTAGCGCGACAGGACTTCGTCGGTGAAGTAGCCGTAGTCGAAGCGGCCGCCGCCGCCGCCCGAGCCGATCTCGCGACGGCCGTTCTGTTCGGCGATCACCGTCACCGACACGCGCACCAGCGGCCGGATGTCGGCCGCGAGCGCGCCGTCGCTGCGCGCGACCAGCACGACGTCGTATTCGCCGGCGAGGCCGGCCATCACCTGCGTGATGCGCGGGTCGCGCCCGCGCGCCATCTGCTCGATGCGTTCGAGCAGCTTGACCTTGGCCGTCGCGTCGAGCGACGCGAGCGGGTCGGACGGCAGGTACAGGTCGCGGCCCGAGATGCCCGTCAGCGACGTGGCGGCCTTGATCTTCTGGCGGCCGCCGCCGGCCGCCGCGATCGCCTTGGTGGCGGCGGCGGCTTGCGCGATGGCCTCGGGCGACAGGTCGTCCGAGTACGCGAACGCGGTGCGGTCGCCCGCGACCGCGCGCACGCCGACGCCCTGGTCGATGCTGAAGCTGCCCGATTTGACGATGCCTTCCTCGAGGCTCCACGCTTCGCTGCGGGTCGCCTGGAAATACAGGTCCGCGTAGTCGACGCGATGCGTGAAGATGTCGGCGATCGTGCGCGTGAGCAGGCTTTCGTCGAGGCCGTACGGCGTGAGCAGGATGTCCTTCGCCAGCGCGAGGTTGCGGATGCCGGGTTCGATGATGTTCATGCGGATATCGGGATTCTCAAAAAGTTGTCGGGTGCTGCCGGGCAGATGGGTGGGCCGCGCGGCGTTTCAAACGGTGCGGCGGATTCAGGTCAGCACGCGGTGCCGCCACGCGGGCAGGCTCTGGCGTACGTCGGCGATGCGTTGCGGA
This DNA window, taken from Burkholderia cenocepacia, encodes the following:
- the tldD gene encoding metalloprotease TldD, yielding MNIIEPGIRNLALAKDILLTPYGLDESLLTRTIADIFTHRVDYADLYFQATRSEAWSLEEGIVKSGSFSIDQGVGVRAVAGDRTAFAYSDDLSPEAIAQAAAATKAIAAAGGGRQKIKAATSLTGISGRDLYLPSDPLASLDATAKVKLLERIEQMARGRDPRITQVMAGLAGEYDVVLVARSDGALAADIRPLVRVSVTVIAEQNGRREIGSGGGGGRFDYGYFTDEVLSRYVDDAVHAALVNLDARPAPAGAMTVVLGPGWPGVLLHEAIGHGLEGDFNRKGSSAFAGRIGEQVAAKGVTVVDDGTLPNRRGSLNIDDEGNPTQCTTLIEDGILKGYIQDTLNARLMKMPVTGNARRESYAALPMPRMTNTYMLNGDKDPQEIIASVKNGLYAVNFGGGQVDITNGKFVFSASEAYMIENGKITYPVKGATLIGSGPESLKYVSMIGNDMSLDTGVGVCGKEGQSVPVGVGQPTLRIDKMTVGGTA